A window of Silurus meridionalis isolate SWU-2019-XX chromosome 4, ASM1480568v1, whole genome shotgun sequence contains these coding sequences:
- the LOC124384658 gene encoding leucine-rich repeat flightless-interacting protein 1-like, which translates to MESSVQLQKEIYKLVSDMDLLQSSAQQKEEELLQTNRACRMMMAEEKYELLMSQVDTMQDSVQHLEKELREKSRKCEEKTKETGQEQEGHSFLQSTKR; encoded by the exons ATGGAGTCCAGTGTTCAGCTACAGAAAGAGATCTACAAACTGGTATCAGACATGGACTTACTGCAGTCCTCAGCTCAGCAGAAAGAGGAAGAGCTTCTTCAGACTAACAGGGCGTGCAGGATGATGATGGCG GAGGAGAAATACGAGCTGTTGATGTCGCAGGTGGACACGATGCAAGACTCAGTGCAGCATCTGGAGAAAGAGCTCAGAGAGAAGAGCAGGAAATGTGAGGAGAAAACTAAG GAGACAGGACAAGAACAGGAGGGTCACAGTTTCCTGCAGTCTACGAAGAGATGA